The proteins below come from a single Rhodococcus sp. WMMA185 genomic window:
- a CDS encoding aldehyde dehydrogenase — translation MTDYDKLYIGGKWVAPATDQVLEVFSPATEERVGSCPVASPADIDDAVVAARQAFTQGPWPNTTPAERGEILAKAAKLIEERGETLASLISSEMGQPPAMVSMMQQTPSLATLNFYAGLANDFEWEQTRTGVFGQSRVLREPVGVVAAVLAWNVPLFLAVNKLAPALLAGCTVLLKPAPESPLATHLVAEIFAEAGVPEGVISVLPGGAETGEYLVSHPGIDKVTFTGSSPVGRRIGAIAAQNLKSCSLELGGKSAAIILEDADLDATMPMLVMSGLMNTGQACVAQTRILAPRSRYNEVLDKLVAGAGLMTVGDPSDPAAQLGPLISEKQRNRVEDYIAKGKEQGARLVLGGGRPAGFDKGWYVEPTIFADVDNSMTIAREEIFGPVLAVIPYDSEEEAIKIANDSEYGLAGSVFTTDIEHGFAVAKKIRTGSYAINWYAFDPGSPFGGYKASGIGRENGPEGLESFCETKSVLMPLGYTG, via the coding sequence ATGACTGACTACGACAAGCTCTACATCGGCGGCAAGTGGGTTGCGCCCGCAACCGATCAAGTGCTCGAAGTGTTCTCCCCCGCAACCGAAGAACGCGTCGGTAGCTGCCCGGTCGCGTCGCCGGCCGACATCGATGACGCCGTCGTCGCTGCCCGGCAAGCGTTTACGCAGGGGCCCTGGCCGAACACCACTCCTGCGGAGCGGGGCGAGATCCTTGCCAAGGCGGCCAAGCTGATCGAAGAGCGCGGCGAAACTCTCGCCTCACTCATCTCGTCCGAGATGGGCCAGCCGCCGGCGATGGTCTCCATGATGCAGCAGACACCCTCACTGGCGACCCTGAACTTCTATGCCGGCTTGGCGAACGATTTCGAGTGGGAGCAGACCCGCACCGGCGTCTTCGGCCAGAGTCGGGTGTTGCGCGAGCCCGTCGGCGTGGTGGCGGCTGTCCTCGCCTGGAACGTGCCGCTGTTCCTGGCTGTCAACAAGCTGGCCCCGGCGTTGCTGGCTGGGTGCACCGTTCTATTGAAGCCGGCTCCCGAATCTCCTCTCGCCACCCATCTTGTCGCCGAGATCTTTGCCGAGGCGGGTGTCCCGGAGGGAGTCATCTCCGTCCTTCCCGGTGGCGCCGAGACGGGCGAATACCTCGTCTCCCATCCCGGCATCGACAAGGTGACGTTCACCGGAAGCAGTCCGGTGGGCCGCCGAATCGGAGCGATCGCGGCACAGAACCTCAAGAGTTGCTCACTCGAACTGGGCGGGAAGTCGGCGGCGATCATCCTCGAGGACGCCGACCTCGATGCCACGATGCCGATGCTGGTGATGTCCGGGCTCATGAACACCGGCCAGGCGTGCGTGGCGCAAACACGCATCCTCGCCCCCCGCTCGCGGTACAACGAGGTGCTGGACAAACTGGTGGCGGGTGCCGGACTCATGACGGTCGGGGATCCCTCCGACCCGGCTGCCCAACTCGGGCCGCTGATCTCCGAGAAGCAGCGCAATCGCGTCGAAGACTACATCGCGAAGGGCAAGGAGCAGGGCGCACGTCTCGTCCTCGGCGGCGGAAGGCCCGCGGGGTTCGACAAGGGATGGTACGTCGAGCCCACGATCTTCGCCGACGTCGACAATTCGATGACAATAGCCCGTGAGGAGATCTTCGGGCCCGTCCTGGCCGTGATCCCATACGATTCCGAGGAGGAGGCGATCAAGATCGCCAACGACTCCGAATATGGCCTGGCCGGATCCGTGTTCACCACCGACATAGAGCACGGTTTCGCCGTCGCGAAGAAGATCCGCACGGGCAGCTACGCGATCAACTGGTACGCGTTCGACCCTGGCTCGCCCTTCGGTGGCTACAAGGCCTCGGGTATCGGCCGCGAGAACGGTCCGGAAGGGCTGGAATCCTTCTGCGAGACCAAGTCCGTCCTGATGCCGCTCGGCTACACCGGCTAG
- a CDS encoding class I SAM-dependent methyltransferase, giving the protein MTPPVTRRFGRRATLKRSFGLLSDFRHEQSAPDLFYGALARDSVELIGDLYRGLTDSDLSGVTVLDVGGGPGYFAEVFQNAGARYVPVEPDPSEMHAAGLAVGGSVRGSGLALPFRTSSVDICFSSNVAEHVSEPWAMAEEMVRVTKPGGLIVLSYTLWWGPFGGHETGPWHAFGGEYAARRYLRKNGHEPKNRYGVSLFEVSATDGLRWARRTPDAEFLAAFPRYHPRWAWWMVRIPGLREFLVSNLVLVMKKR; this is encoded by the coding sequence ATGACACCTCCCGTGACCCGACGATTCGGTCGACGGGCCACGTTGAAACGGTCGTTCGGCCTGCTCAGCGACTTCCGGCACGAGCAGAGCGCCCCCGATCTCTTCTACGGCGCGCTTGCCCGCGACTCGGTCGAACTCATCGGCGACCTATATAGAGGTCTCACCGACTCGGACCTGTCTGGTGTCACTGTGCTCGATGTCGGCGGTGGACCCGGCTACTTCGCGGAGGTGTTCCAGAACGCGGGGGCCCGGTACGTTCCGGTGGAACCGGATCCGTCCGAGATGCACGCGGCGGGCCTGGCCGTCGGCGGATCCGTGCGCGGGTCCGGCCTGGCACTGCCCTTTCGGACGTCATCGGTGGACATCTGCTTTTCCTCCAACGTCGCCGAGCACGTCAGCGAACCGTGGGCAATGGCCGAGGAGATGGTTCGCGTGACCAAGCCCGGTGGCCTGATCGTGCTCTCGTACACGCTGTGGTGGGGCCCGTTCGGCGGACACGAGACCGGACCTTGGCACGCGTTCGGGGGTGAATACGCCGCACGGCGCTACCTGCGCAAAAACGGGCACGAACCGAAGAATCGTTACGGCGTCTCGTTGTTCGAGGTGTCCGCGACCGACGGACTTCGGTGGGCCCGGCGCACCCCTGACGCTGAATTCCTGGCCGCTTTTCCGCGCTACCATCCGAGGTGGGCGTGGTGGATGGTGCGGATTCCGGGGCTGCGAGAGTTTCTGGTCAGCAACCTCGTTCTCGTGATGAAGAAGCGCTGA
- a CDS encoding glycosyltransferase family 4 protein, with translation MREVLLLCWRDTGHPQGGGSERYLEEVGAQLAARGIKVTLRTARYRGAAKKETVDGIEISRGGGRYSVYPRALAAIAAGRLGFGPLRGIRPDAVIDTQNGIPFFSRAVAGAPVTLLVHHCHREQWPVAGRLMGKVGWWVESWLSPRTHRDDQYLTVSLPSAEELVDLGVDRERIAVVRNGADDIPAGVVVGGTATRTTHPSVCVLSRLVPHKQIEDALEAVAFLRPTIPDIQLDVIGGGWWERNLRDRAHELGIGDAVTFHGHVDETRKHRLLSRSWVHVMPSRKEGWGLAVIEAAQHGVPTIGYRSSKGLTDSIVDGVTGLLVGSAEGGAADVGALTAAVNTLLLDSETRLVLGEKARVRAGEFSWEHTGKGVHEVLAGTAAGVRTSGLVSALSPSVHLEDARAQ, from the coding sequence GTGCGAGAGGTTCTGCTGCTCTGCTGGCGCGATACCGGCCACCCACAGGGGGGCGGTAGTGAGCGATACCTCGAGGAGGTCGGTGCACAACTTGCGGCACGGGGAATCAAGGTCACTCTGCGCACCGCCCGCTACCGCGGAGCCGCCAAGAAGGAGACGGTCGACGGTATCGAGATCAGTCGTGGTGGAGGACGCTACAGCGTCTACCCCCGTGCCCTTGCCGCGATCGCAGCGGGTCGACTCGGGTTCGGTCCGCTCAGGGGAATTCGACCAGATGCCGTCATCGACACCCAGAACGGCATCCCCTTCTTCTCCCGTGCTGTGGCCGGCGCGCCCGTCACTCTGCTCGTGCACCACTGCCACCGCGAGCAGTGGCCTGTGGCGGGGCGGCTGATGGGCAAGGTGGGCTGGTGGGTCGAATCGTGGCTGTCTCCGCGTACCCATCGAGACGATCAGTACCTCACGGTGTCGCTCCCGTCCGCGGAAGAACTGGTCGACCTCGGCGTCGACCGTGAACGCATTGCCGTGGTTCGCAACGGCGCCGACGACATCCCCGCCGGCGTCGTCGTCGGCGGAACAGCCACGCGGACCACACATCCGAGCGTGTGCGTTCTGTCGCGACTGGTGCCCCACAAGCAGATCGAGGACGCCCTCGAGGCCGTGGCCTTCCTGCGCCCGACCATCCCTGACATCCAGCTCGACGTCATCGGTGGTGGTTGGTGGGAGCGCAATCTCCGCGACCGCGCGCACGAGTTGGGTATCGGTGACGCGGTCACGTTCCATGGCCACGTCGACGAGACCCGCAAGCATCGATTGCTGTCCAGGTCGTGGGTGCACGTGATGCCGTCTCGCAAAGAGGGTTGGGGCCTGGCGGTCATCGAGGCCGCTCAGCACGGCGTCCCGACCATCGGTTATCGCAGCTCCAAGGGCCTGACGGATTCGATCGTCGACGGCGTCACCGGACTTCTCGTCGGCAGTGCCGAGGGGGGTGCTGCTGATGTCGGCGCCTTGACCGCGGCAGTCAACACCCTCCTGCTCGACTCCGAGACGCGACTCGTGCTCGGTGAGAAGGCGCGTGTCCGCGCGGGCGAGTTCTCCTGGGAACACACCGGCAAGGGCGTCCACGAGGTACTTGCGGGCACCGCAGCCGGTGTCCGCACCTCAGGACTGGTATCGGCGCTGTCGCCGAGCGTGCACCTCGAGGACGCCCGCGCCCAGTAG